The following proteins are co-located in the Onychomys torridus chromosome 6, mOncTor1.1, whole genome shotgun sequence genome:
- the LOC118586227 gene encoding bile acid receptor-like → MANTYVTASDGCRLAEPTQSYDTLPEQIHYQLCGTDFQEPPYCRYSTAPFPPALQSPSLQSHFNTYGLDPQYGGGGWCGLDAWESSQSTYMVVQDDEDGFPGMQRSRPTCSLRWKGQDELCVVCGDKASGYHYNALTCEGCKGFFRRSITKNAVYSCKSGGHCEMDMYMRRKCQECRLKKCKAVGMLAECLLTEVQCKSKRLRKNFKQKVALHSDIQVEDEGADSKLVSSTTRSGRGVQESMTLTQEEHHLMSTIVTAYQKFMIPLGETSTLLQEFSNPELSFLRLSEEALLHIHGLMNFTKGLPGFENLTNEDQTALQKESKTEVMFLHVAQLHSGKASMSGSTMRPSKPSACTLEVCNQSSDDNVYSSENSFKEDSPSAILTGITKEFIASLSYFYRRMSELNITDTEYALLTATTVLFSDRPCLKNKQHVENLQEPVLQLLFKYSKLYHPEEPQRFAHLIGRLTELRTLSHRYSEILSTWKTKDPRLVPLFSEKWNLYALY, encoded by the exons ATGGCCAATACCTATGTCACTGCGTCTGATGGGTGTCGTCTCGCTGAACCCACACAGAGTTACG ATACCTTGCCAGAACAAATCCATTATCAGCTGTGTGGCACCGATTTCCAAGAACCACCCTATTGTCGGTATTCCACTGCTCCGTTCCCTCCAGCTTTACAGTCCCCATCTTTACAAAGCCATTTCAACACCTATGGCTTGGATCCACAGTACGGTGGCGGCGGATGGTGTGGACTTGATGCTTGGGAATCCAGTCAGTCCACTTACATGGTTGTTCAGGATGATGAAGATGGATTCCCTGGGATGCAAAGGTCCCGACCAACTTGTTCTTTACGCTGGAAGGGGCAAGATGAGCTCTGTGTGGTCTGTGGTGATAAGGCATCAGGATATCACTACAATGCACTCACTTGTGAAGGCTGCAAAG GTTTTTTCCGACGAAGCATCACCAAAAATGCAGTTTACAGTTGCAAGAGTGGAGGCCACTGTGAGATGGATATGTACATGCGCAGGAAATGCCAAGAGTGCAGACTGAAAAAGTGTAAGGCAGTGGGGATGTTGGCGGAAT GTTTGCTCACAGAGGTCCAGTGTAAGTCAAAGAGACTTCGCAAGAACTTCAAGCAGAAGGTGGCTCTTCACTCTGACATCCAAGTGGAAGATGAAGGAGCAGACAGCAAGCTTGTATCGTCCACTACCAGATCTGGAAGAGGG GTTCAGGAAAGCATGACATTAACCCAAGAGGAACATCATCTTATGAGTACCATAGTGACCGCTTATCAAAAATTCATGATTCCTTTAGGGGAGACAAGCACACTT CTGCAGGAGTTTTCCAACCCTGAACTAAGTTTTCTGAGACTCTCAGAGGAAGCACTCCTACACATACATGGGCTGATGAATTTTACCAAGGGACTCCCAG GATTTGAAAACTTAACCAATGAGGATCAGACTGCATTACAGAAGGAGTCGAAAACTGAAGTGATGTTTCTTCATGTAGCCCAACTTCATAGTGGGAAAGCATCAATGTctggaa GTACTATGAGGCCATCAAAGCCCTCAGCTTGTACACTGGAGGTGTGTAATCAGAGCAGTGATGACAATGTTTATTCTTCGGAGAACTCTTTCAAGGAAGACAGTCCTTCTGCTATTCTAACTG GTATTACTAAAGAATTTATTGCCTCACTGTCTTACTTCTACAGAAGAATGAGTGAACTTAATATAACGGATACCGAATATGCTCTGCTTACAGCAACAACAGTGCTTTTCTCAG ATCGTCCATGCCTTAAAAATAAGCAGCATGTAGAAAACCTCCAAGAACCAGTTCTACAACTTTTGTTTAAATATTCAAAACTGTACCATCCTGAAGAACCACAGCGTTTCGCTCACCTTATAGGAAGGCTTACTGAACTGCGAACTCTGAGTCACAGGTACTCAGAAATCCTCAGCACCTGGAAAACAAAGGACCCCAGACTGGTTCCATTATTCTCTGAAAAATGGAATTTGTACGCACTTTACTGA